The following are from one region of the Silene latifolia isolate original U9 population chromosome 9, ASM4854445v1, whole genome shotgun sequence genome:
- the LOC141602238 gene encoding uncharacterized protein LOC141602238 — MRRFLPRDYEQDNYLKLQSLEQGSMSVTEYIKEFEKMSIVCDLEEKEELRVARFIKGLTPAISTKVEIQNYDGFSDVCRLALKFEKHDKARKPYTYSKGQSSGTNSYSRPAPSKAKETPKEEPKDKGKGVAEPKGSSLRRCFNGSCANVVARDLVDELKLQTKDRVKPYKLHWLNGENGIQVKKQALVSLNLGPYTDEVWCDIIPMNACHILLGRPWQFDRKVEHDGRANVYSVMKGNVRYNLKPMSPNKIKESKTKKGSMFMEAREVEEALARGERTYVLLVRELGSVGVCDDRGVQELLEEFRDVFPDELLDGLPPLRGIEHQIDLIPGAALPNKPAYRCNPEEAKELQRQVQELIDRGYVQESLSPCAVPALLVPKKEGTWRIKDEESHKRHLRAVFEVLRDQKLYGTVQVDPEFSKEIIDPTGLYTFRDGYLFKGNRLCIPNGSIRELLVREAHGGAIAGHFGVNKTSDILSEHFYWPRMNKDVQEIVAKCVVCQKAKSTFTKGLYTPPPVHCHAME; from the exons ATGAGGCGATTCCTGCCAAGGGATTATGAGCAAGATAACTACTTAAAGCTCCAATCTTTAGAGCAAGGAAGCATGTCGGTGACTGAATATATCAAAGAATTCGAGAAGATGTCAATTGTGTGCGATCTTGAGGAGAAAGAAGAGCTAAGGGTGGCGAGATTCATCAAGGGCCTAACACCCGCTATTTCAACGAAGGTAGAAATCCAGAATTACGATGGATTTAGCGATGTTTGCAGATTGGCGTTGAAATTTGAGAAGCATGATAAGGCACGAAAACCTTATACTTATTCCAAGGGACAAAGTTCGGGAACCAACTCATATTCCAGGCCAGCTCCTAGCAAGGCTAAAGAAACCCCGAAAGAAGAACCCAAGGACAAAGGAAAGGGTGTTGCCGAGCCAAAAGGGAGTTCTTTGAGGCGTTGTTTCAA TGGATCGTGTGCTAATGTAGTAGCAAGGGACCTTGTTGATGAACTGAAATTGCAAACTAAAGACCGAGTTAAACCATATAAATTACATTGGCTGAATGGGGAGAATGGGATCCAAGTTAAGAAACAGGCCTTAGTTTCGTTGAATCTAGGACCCTatactgatgaggtgtggtgcgatATAATTCCTATGAATGCATGCCACATTCTGTTGGGTAGGCCTTGGCAATTCGATAGAAAGGTTGAACATGACGGGAGAGCCAATGTGTATAGCGTGATGAAGGGTAATGTGAGATATAATCTGAAACCTATGTCACCTAATAAGATTAAAGAGTCTAAAACAAAGAAGGGGAGTATGTTTATGGAGGCTCGGGAGGTTGAAGAGGCTTTAGCTCGTGGGGAACGAACTTATGTGCTGCTGGTTCGTGAATTGGGGTCCGTTGGTGTGTGTGATGACCGTGGGGTACAGGAGTTGTTAGAAGAGTTCCGGGATGTGTTTCCGGATGAATTACTGGATGGGTTACCTCCTTTACGTGGTATTGAACACCAAATAGATCTGATTCCAGGGGCGGCATTGCCTAATAAGCCGGCCTATCGCTGTAATCCAGAGGAAGCAAAGGAGTTACAGAGACAAGTCCAAGAATTGATAGATAGGGGATATGTTCAAGAGAGCTTAAGTCCATGTGCGGTGCCTGCGTTATTAGTGCCAAAGAAGGAAGGGacttggagaat CAAAGATGAAGAGTCGCACAAACGACATTTGCGAGCTGTGTTTGAAGTTTTGCGAGATCAGAAGCTTTATG GAACTGTACAAGTCGATCCAGAATTTTCAAAGGAAATCATTGATCCGACGGGTTTGTATACTTTTCGGGATGGCTATCTCTTCAAGGGTAATCGGCTATGCATTCCGAATGGGTCGATTAGGGAGTTGTTGGTACGAGAAGCTCATGGCGGGGCTATTGCTGGACACTTTGGAGTTAATAAGACGAGTGACATCCTAAGTGAACACTTCTACTGGCCGAGAATGAATAAGGACGTGCAAGAGATTGTGGCGAAATGCGTGGTATGTCAAAAGGCTAAAAGCACGTTCACCAAGGGCTTGTATACACCTCCGCCTGTGCACTGTCATGCCATGGAATGa